A genome region from Trichocoleus sp. includes the following:
- a CDS encoding MoxR family ATPase, translated as MSQIIVGQSALVQELLVALLAGGHVILEGVPGTGKTLAVKAIARLVEAEFRRIQLTPDVLPSDILGTNIFDFNSREFILKPGPIFTQILLADEINRTPPKTQAALLEAMEEQQVTLDGESLPLSPLFWVIATQNPLEFEGTYPLPEAQLDRFLFKLLVDYPEAGAEKQMLLNAQAGLQTKRLDLETLKPIATVEQIIAAREEVRSVRVAEPLVDYLLALVQRTRQHPDLILGASPRSAVAWLQASKAHAWLSARDYATPDDVKAVAQPLLRHRLILRPETQLDGLVVESVIMSLLGQVAVPR; from the coding sequence TTGAGCCAAATTATCGTCGGGCAGTCTGCTCTGGTACAGGAGCTGTTAGTTGCCTTGCTGGCTGGGGGTCACGTCATTTTGGAAGGCGTTCCCGGAACCGGAAAGACCCTGGCTGTTAAAGCCATAGCGCGGCTTGTAGAAGCAGAGTTTCGTCGCATTCAACTAACGCCTGATGTTTTACCTTCCGATATTTTGGGCACCAATATTTTCGATTTCAACAGCCGTGAGTTTATTCTCAAGCCTGGTCCCATTTTTACCCAGATTTTATTGGCAGACGAAATCAACCGAACGCCGCCCAAAACGCAGGCTGCCTTGCTAGAGGCAATGGAGGAACAGCAGGTGACTCTGGACGGAGAAAGCTTGCCTTTGTCCCCGTTGTTCTGGGTCATTGCGACTCAAAACCCGCTGGAGTTTGAAGGAACCTATCCGCTGCCAGAAGCCCAGCTCGATCGCTTCCTGTTTAAGCTGCTGGTCGATTATCCAGAGGCAGGAGCCGAGAAACAAATGCTGCTGAACGCTCAGGCAGGTTTGCAAACCAAGCGGCTCGATCTGGAAACCCTAAAGCCGATCGCTACTGTAGAACAGATTATTGCTGCTAGAGAAGAAGTCCGATCGGTGCGGGTAGCAGAACCGCTGGTTGACTATTTGCTGGCCTTGGTGCAGCGAACTCGACAGCATCCTGATCTCATTTTAGGCGCTTCGCCGCGATCGGCAGTGGCATGGCTGCAAGCAAGCAAAGCCCATGCCTGGTTATCTGCTCGAGATTATGCGACTCCTGATGACGTGAAGGCGGTTGCTCAGCCGCTCCTGCGACATCGATTGATTTTGCGTCCAGAAACACAGCTCGATGGGCTGGTCGTGGAGAGTGTGATTATGTCGCTGTTAGGGCAGGTGGCAGTCCCAAGGTAA